The genomic window GATCATCGACTACCACTGGCTGTTCTGGATCCCCGTCATTCGCCGCTCCAACCGGTCCCCTTGGTGACGGCCGCCGACCGGGCAACTCGGTCCCGTATAGCGCGCTAGTTCCGCCGGGCTCCCGGCTTCGGGGAGAGCCGGTCTCGTACACGTTTCCGTTCATCCCCTAGCCCGGAGGGCTCACGCGGTCGACAGGCAGGATTGCGTGTGAATGGGGCGTGGTAACGAGAAAGGGTGCGGCGAAGTGCGAACTGCTGCGGCCTCTCGGTGACGGGGGATCGGGGTCGACCAAGCCACGGCGCTGAGCCGGGAACGGACCCCGTGAGATGGGTTCCGGGGTCACCTGTCCTGCTTGAACCGACCTACCGACGAGGAGTGGACATGGACTTGGACGCGGCCTACGAACGGGCTCTGGACACCGCAAGTGAACTCCTCGGACAGCGCCTGGAACTCCCGCTGAGCCCCAGCGAGCCTCCATCCGGGGCTGACTTCCGAAAGGTCGCGACGGTCCACGCCTTCGGAGACTCCTGGACCCGTACCGCACTCTCGAAGCACGACCGGTCTCTGGTTTCAGTCGCCATCACCGCCACACTGGGCGCATTCGAACCGCTGCGCGGGCAGCTGCGCATCGCGCTCAACAACGGTGTCACCCAGGACGAGGTCGTTGACCTGTTCATCCACGTTGCGGTCTACGCGGGTGTAGCTCGCGCGTTCGAGACCTACCAGATCGCCGTTGCCGTCTTCGCTGAGGGCACGTCCTCCAGCGGCGTCTGATGCATGCGTTGTGCCTGGCGCAGGCTCGAACTGCACCCGTCACGGGCATGTGACGGCGGAGGAGATGAAGGGCCGGGAGGGGCATCGGCCGTATCCGGTGTGGAACTCGGGCTGCCGACACTTGAACCGACGGGAGCAGGTTTCAGGCACCAAAGCCTTCCGCAGGGCGTTCATGCCGTACTCGAAGCGCTCGTCAAAGTCGTCCGAGATCACAGGGGCGCGACAGATATGAGGGTGGGTAGTGGCAGCCATGGGTCGGGTCTGGTGGCGGCGTCGCCCGTGGGACCAGTCGGCCGGTTGGCCGCGCCGTGGAAGAGGTGGACGACGAGAGCGATGAAGAGGCGCTTGGTCTCGTTGCAGGTGAGCGGTATCAGTCCGTCTGGCTTCGGATGACGGGTGTGTTCGTCCGTACGGACGACGGTGAGGAAGGCACGGGCCAGCATCGCGAGGGTGACCCAGTAGTACCAGGACGTCCAGCCGCCTCACCTGGTGTTCGTCCAGCCCGGCCAGCACCTTGCCGGGCTGGGCTTCCTCGGCGGTCCATCTGCGTCCGGCGACCCGCACCAGGGTTGGACAACAGAACCTGGGCGGCCGAGTAGCAGCGGCAGAAGGCGAATTCGCCGGGCGACGGGGCAGCCTTCGGGAAGTAGAGCGGCCGGGGC from Streptomyces sp. NBC_01341 includes these protein-coding regions:
- a CDS encoding carboxymuconolactone decarboxylase family protein, encoding MDLDAAYERALDTASELLGQRLELPLSPSEPPSGADFRKVATVHAFGDSWTRTALSKHDRSLVSVAITATLGAFEPLRGQLRIALNNGVTQDEVVDLFIHVAVYAGVARAFETYQIAVAVFAEGTSSSGV